The Cygnus olor isolate bCygOlo1 chromosome 18, bCygOlo1.pri.v2, whole genome shotgun sequence genome includes a window with the following:
- the SGSH gene encoding N-sulphoglucosamine sulphohydrolase isoform X2 has translation MRPWALPLLLGALRLGAAPARNALLLLADDGGFESGAYNNSAIRTPALDALARRSLLFQNAFTAASSCSPSRASILTGLPQHQNGMYGLHQDVHHFNSFDGVRSLPQLLSQANVRTGIIGKKHVGPGAVYPFDFAYTEENSSVLQVGRNITRIKELVRRFLQSQDTRPFFLYVAFHDPHRCGHSQPQYGAFCEKFGNGESGMGRIPDWKPQLYHPEEVQVPPFVPDTPAARADLAAQYTTIGRMDQDVTPTILDWFSIPYPSYSLFGSKRVQLTGKSLLPALEKEQPWATTFSSQSHHEVTMYYPMRAIQHHQFRLIHNLNYKMPFPIDQDFYVSPTFQDLLNRTRAGQPTHWNKTLHQYYYRDRWELFDCSQDPTESHNLAPDPRYAAVFQMLRTQLLKWQWDTGDPWVCAPDAVLEEKLSPQCQPLHNEL, from the exons ATGCGGCCCTGggcgctgccgctgctgctgggcGCGCTCCGGCTCGGCGCAGCCCCCGCCCGCAacgcgctgctgctgctgg CGGACGACGGCGGCTTCGAGAGCGGCGCCTACAACAACTCGGCCATCCGCACGCCCGCCCTGGACGCGCTGGCCCGCCGCAGCCTCCTCTTCCAGAACGCCTTCACCGCcgccagcagctgctcccccagccGGGCCAGCATCCTCACCGGGCTGCCCCAG CACCAGAACGGGATGTACGGGCTGCACCAGGACGTGCACCACTTCAACTCCTTCGACGGCGTGCGgagcctgccccagctgctcagccaggcaaACGTCCGCACGG GGATAATTGGGAAGAAGCACGTTGGGCCTGGGGCCGTCTACCCCTTTGACTTCGCCTACACGGAGGAGAACAGTTCGGTCCTGCAGGTGGGGAGGAACATCACCCGAATCAAAGAGCTCGTCCGGCGCTTCCTCCAGAGCCAGGACACGAG GCCTTTCTTCCTTTATGTTGCCTTCCACGACCCCCACCGCTGCGGGCACTCCCAGCCCCAATACGGGGCCTTTTGTGAGAAATTTGGCAATGGAGAGAGTGGCATGGGCCGGATCCCTGACTGGAAGCCACAGCTCTACCACCCAGAGGAAGTGCAG GTCCCTCCCTTTGTTCCAGACACGCCGGCTGCCCGGGCGGACCTGGCAGCCCAGTACACGACCATTGGGCGCATGGACCAAG atGTCACGCCAACCATTCTGGACTGGTTCTCCATCCCCTACCCTTCCTACAGCTTATTTGGCTCAAAGCGGGTGCAGCTCACAGGAAAATCTCTCCTGCCAGCACTGGAGAAGGAGCAGCCCTGGGCCACCACCTTCAGCAGCCAGAGCCACCACGAGGTGACCATGTACTATCCCATGAGGGCCATCCAGCACCACCAATTCCGCCTCATCCACAACCTCAACTACAAGATGCCCTTTCCCATCGACCAGGACTTCTACGTCTCGCCCACTTTCCAAGACCTGCTCAACCGCACGAGGGCCGGGCAGCCCACCCACTGGAACAAGACGCTGCACCAGTACTACTACAGGGACCGCTGGGAGCTCTTTGACTGCAGCCAGGACCCCACCGAGAGCCACAACCTGGCCCCCGATCCCCGGTACGCTGCCGTCTTCCAGATGCTTCGCACGCAGCTGCTCAAGTGGCAGTGGGACACTGGGGACCCCTGGGTGTGCGCCCCCGATGCTGTCCTGGAGGAGAAGCTGAGCCCGCAGTGCCAGCCGCTGCACAACGAGCTGTGA
- the GAA gene encoding lysosomal alpha-glucosidase, with translation GPRIGAGAVAAAALLALLVPAAGSSAAAGCEVPPSHRFDCGPERLLARAGCEARGCCYAPAASGAGGGPPWCFFPRGYRSYRAENLTATARGYTARLRRVAPSFLPGDVGILRLDVALETESRLRFTLRDPARQRYEVPLATPRVSARAASTLYGVQVHEDPFGLVVSRWPGGQVLLNTTVAPLFFADQFLQISTSLPSRFISGLGEHLAPLVLDTAWTKVTLWNRDMAPVPQVNLYGSHPFYLVIEDGGSAHGVFLLNSNAMDVVLQPSPALTWRTTGGILDFYVFLGPDPKSVVRQYLDVVGFPFMPPYWGLGFHLCRWGYSSTTTTRQAVANMSAARFPLDVQWNDLDYMDAKRDFTFNKETFKDYPDMVRDFHQRGLRYVMIVDPGISSSGPPGTYKPYDDGLKRGVFIRNATGQPLIGKVWPGPTAFPDFTNPETHEWWHDMVKDFHDQVPFDGMWIDMNEPSNFVEGSQDGCPNNSLEKPPYVPGVFGGRLQAGTICASSQQYLSSHYNLHSLYGLTEAIASHDALVRIRGKRPFVISRSTFAGHGRYAGHWTGDVESNWEQLSYSVPEVLLFNLFGVPLVGADICGFWGNTSEELCVRWTQLGAFYPFMRNHNDHGNRPQEPYAFSPAAQDAMRKALRLRYSLLPYLYTLFHRAHATGETVARPLFLEFPKDPNTWTVDRQLLWGGGLLITPVLEAGQTKVSGYFPAGTWYSLAGDSTIHSKGQWILLPAPLDTINVHVRAGHILPLQEPAFSTAESRKKGMALVVALTPDGFARGELFWDDGESWQSFEKGDYTETLFLAAHGAVLSQILRASSHLDGILLEAVTILGVTSPPRQVLANGARVEDFSYRSDTQVLSVPVSLPMWEQFVITWS, from the exons gggccgcggaTCGGGGCTGGGGCCGtggccgccgccgcgctgctggcgctgctggtccccgccgccggcagctcCGCGGCCGCCGGCTGCGAGGTGCCCCCGAGCCACCGCTTCGACTGCGGCCCCGAGCGGCTGCTGGCGCGGGCGGGCTGCGAGGCGCGGGGCTGCTGCTACGCCCCCGCCGCCtccggggccggcgggggccCGCCCTGGTGCTTCTTCCCCCGCGGCTACCGCAGCTACCGGGCGGAGAACCTGACGGCCACCGCCCGCGGCTACACGGCCCGGCTCCGCCGCGTCGCCCCCAGCTTCTTGCCGGGGGACGTGGGCATCCTGCGGCTGGACGTGGCGCTGGAGACCGAGAGCCGCCTGCGCTTCACG CTCCGGGACCCGGCCCGGCAGCGCTACGAGGTGCCCCTGGCCACGCCGCGGGTGAGCGCCCGGGCGGCCTCCACGCTCTACGGGGTGCAGGTCCACGAGGATCCCTTCGGCCTCGTCGTCTCCCGGTGGCCCGGCGGCCAGGTCCT GCTGAACACCACCGTCGCGCCCCTGTTCTTCGCAGACCAGTTCCTGCAGATCTCCACCTCCTTGCCCTCTCGTTTCATCTCTGGGCTGGGGGAACACCTGGCACCGCTCGTTCTCGACACGGCCTGGACCAAGGTCACCCTCTGGAACCGGGACATGGCGCCAGTG ccccaggtcAACCTGTACGGCTCCCACCCTTTCTACCTGGTGATAGAGGACGGCGGCTCGGCCCACGGCGTCTTCCTGCTGAACAGCAACGCCATGG ATGTGGTCCTGCAGCCGAGCCCGGCCCTGACGTGGCGCACGACGGGCGGGATTCTGGACTTCTACGTCTTCCTGGGCCCCGACCCCAAGAGCGTGGTGCGGCAGTACCTGGATGTCGTGG GGTTCCCATTCATGCCCCCGTACTGGGGCCTGGGCTTCCACCTCTGCCGCTGGGGCTactcctccaccaccaccacccggCAGGCCGTGGCCAACATGTCGGCCGCCCGATTCCCCCTG GACGTGCAGTGGAACGACCTGGATTACATGGATGCTAAGAGGGATTTCACCTTCAACAAGGAAACGTTTAAGGACTACCCGGACATGGTGCGGGATTTCCACCAGCGAGGCCTGCGCTACGTGATGATCGTG GATCCCGGGATCAGCAGCTCAGGGCCTCCTGGCACCTACAAGCCCTACGATGATGGACTGAAGCGAGGGGTGTTCATCCGAAATGCCACGGGGCAGCCCCTCATCGGGAAG gtGTGGCCGGGCCCGACGGCTTTCCCAGACTTCACCAACCCAGAGACGCACGAGTGGTGGCACGACATGGTGAAGGACTTCCACGACCAGGTGCCCTTCGATGGCATGTGGATT gaCATGAACGAGCCATCCAACTTCGTGGAGGGCTCCCAGGACGGCTGCCCCAACAACAGCCTGGAGAAGCCCCCATACGTGCCAG gTGTGTTCGGGGGACGCCTCCAGGCAGGAACCATTTGTGCCTCCAGCCAGCAATACCTCTCCTCGCACTACAACCTGCACAGCCTGTACGGGCTGACCGAGGCCATCGCTTCCCATGA CGCTCTGGTGAGGATCCGGGGCAAGCGTCCCTTCGTCATCTCACGCTCCACCTTCGCTGGGCACGGCCGCTACGCTGGGCACTGGACGGGGGACGTCGAGAGCAACTGGGAGCAGCTGTCCTACTCTGTGCCAG AGGTGCTGCTCTTCAACCTCTTCGGGGTGCCGCTGGTGGGTGCCGACATCTGCGGGTTTTGGGGCAACACATCCGAGGAGCTGTGCGTGCGCTGGACCCAGCTGGGCGCCTTCTACCCCTTCATGAGGAACCACAATGACCACGGCAACCGG CCGCAGGAGCCGTATGCCTTCAGCCCGGCCGCCCAGGACGCCATGAGGAAAGCCCTCCGCCTCCGCTACTCCCTCCTGCCCTACCTCTACACCCTCTTCCACCGGGCTCACGCCACCGGGGAGACGGTGGCGCGGCCGCTCTTCCTCGA GTTCCCCAAAGACCCCAACACCTGGACTGTGGACCGCCAGCTCCTGTGGGGCGGGGGGCTGCTCATCACGCCGGTGCTGGAGGCAGGACAGACCAAAGTCAGCGGCTACTTCCCGGCTGGGACGTGGTACAGCCTCGCGGGG gaCTCGACCATCCACAGCAAAGGCCAGTGGATCCTCTTGCCAGCTCCCCTGGACACCATTAACGTGCACGTCCGAGCAGGGCACATCCTGCCCCTCCAG GAGCCTGCGTTCAGCACTGCCGAGTCCCGCAAGAAGGGGATGGCCTTGGTGGTGGCCCTGACGCCGGACGGCTTCGCCCGGGGAGAGCTGTTCTGGGACGATGGGGAGAGCTGGCAGAGCTTCGAGAAGGGGGACTACACCGAGACCCTCTTCCTGGCTGCACAC GGCGCCGTGCTCAGCCAGATCCTGCGGGCGAGCAGCCACCTCGATGGGATCCTGCTGGAGGCCGTGACCATCCTGGGTGTCACCAGCCCTCCGCGGCAGGTCCTGGCCAATGGTGCCCGCGTGGAGGACTTCTCCTACCGCAGCGACACCCAG GTGCTGAGCGTCCCCGTGTCGCTGCCGATGTGGGAGCAGTTTGTGATCACTTGGTCCTGA
- the SGSH gene encoding N-sulphoglucosamine sulphohydrolase isoform X1: MRPWALPLLLGALRLGAAPARNALLLLADDGGFESGAYNNSAIRTPALDALARRSLLFQNAFTAASSCSPSRASILTGLPQHQNGMYGLHQDVHHFNSFDGVRSLPQLLSQANVRTGIIGKKHVGPGAVYPFDFAYTEENSSVLQVGRNITRIKELVRRFLQSQDTRPFFLYVAFHDPHRCGHSQPQYGAFCEKFGNGESGMGRIPDWKPQLYHPEEVQVPPFVPDTPAARADLAAQYTTIGRMDQGIGLVLEELRRAGFLNSTLVIYTSDNGIPFPSGRTNLYRSGTAEPLLLSSPEHTGRWGQVSPAFASLLDVTPTILDWFSIPYPSYSLFGSKRVQLTGKSLLPALEKEQPWATTFSSQSHHEVTMYYPMRAIQHHQFRLIHNLNYKMPFPIDQDFYVSPTFQDLLNRTRAGQPTHWNKTLHQYYYRDRWELFDCSQDPTESHNLAPDPRYAAVFQMLRTQLLKWQWDTGDPWVCAPDAVLEEKLSPQCQPLHNEL, encoded by the exons ATGCGGCCCTGggcgctgccgctgctgctgggcGCGCTCCGGCTCGGCGCAGCCCCCGCCCGCAacgcgctgctgctgctgg CGGACGACGGCGGCTTCGAGAGCGGCGCCTACAACAACTCGGCCATCCGCACGCCCGCCCTGGACGCGCTGGCCCGCCGCAGCCTCCTCTTCCAGAACGCCTTCACCGCcgccagcagctgctcccccagccGGGCCAGCATCCTCACCGGGCTGCCCCAG CACCAGAACGGGATGTACGGGCTGCACCAGGACGTGCACCACTTCAACTCCTTCGACGGCGTGCGgagcctgccccagctgctcagccaggcaaACGTCCGCACGG GGATAATTGGGAAGAAGCACGTTGGGCCTGGGGCCGTCTACCCCTTTGACTTCGCCTACACGGAGGAGAACAGTTCGGTCCTGCAGGTGGGGAGGAACATCACCCGAATCAAAGAGCTCGTCCGGCGCTTCCTCCAGAGCCAGGACACGAG GCCTTTCTTCCTTTATGTTGCCTTCCACGACCCCCACCGCTGCGGGCACTCCCAGCCCCAATACGGGGCCTTTTGTGAGAAATTTGGCAATGGAGAGAGTGGCATGGGCCGGATCCCTGACTGGAAGCCACAGCTCTACCACCCAGAGGAAGTGCAG GTCCCTCCCTTTGTTCCAGACACGCCGGCTGCCCGGGCGGACCTGGCAGCCCAGTACACGACCATTGGGCGCATGGACCAAG GGATCGGGCTGGTCCTGGAGGAGCTGCGGCGCGCTGGCTTCCTCAACAGCACGCTGGTGATCTACACCTCCGACAATGGCATCCCTTTCCCCAGCGGCAGGACCAACCTCTACCGGTCGGGCACGGCCGagcccctgctgctctcctccccgGAGCACACTGGGCGCTGGGGCCAGGTCAGCCCGGCCTTCGCCAGCCTCCTGG atGTCACGCCAACCATTCTGGACTGGTTCTCCATCCCCTACCCTTCCTACAGCTTATTTGGCTCAAAGCGGGTGCAGCTCACAGGAAAATCTCTCCTGCCAGCACTGGAGAAGGAGCAGCCCTGGGCCACCACCTTCAGCAGCCAGAGCCACCACGAGGTGACCATGTACTATCCCATGAGGGCCATCCAGCACCACCAATTCCGCCTCATCCACAACCTCAACTACAAGATGCCCTTTCCCATCGACCAGGACTTCTACGTCTCGCCCACTTTCCAAGACCTGCTCAACCGCACGAGGGCCGGGCAGCCCACCCACTGGAACAAGACGCTGCACCAGTACTACTACAGGGACCGCTGGGAGCTCTTTGACTGCAGCCAGGACCCCACCGAGAGCCACAACCTGGCCCCCGATCCCCGGTACGCTGCCGTCTTCCAGATGCTTCGCACGCAGCTGCTCAAGTGGCAGTGGGACACTGGGGACCCCTGGGTGTGCGCCCCCGATGCTGTCCTGGAGGAGAAGCTGAGCCCGCAGTGCCAGCCGCTGCACAACGAGCTGTGA